A region of the Candidatus Methylacidiphilales bacterium genome:
AAGCGAAGCTTACGCTCGGCGGTATATCTCCATTCAACGCAGTCAGTTTGAACGCCTCGGCGCATTTGCAGACTGGCAAAATCCCTACCTCACTATTGACCCTCGCTACGAAGCTCAAATTCTACGCACCCTCGCTGATCTTTTAGAAAAAAACCTCATCTATCAAGGATACCGCCCCGTCCACTGGAGCACCGGCTGTCAGACTGCACTAGCTGAAGCTGAAATCGAATATACCCCGAAAGAAGATCTCTCTATCTACGTCCGCTTCCCTCTCACATCCGACTCAGCTAAAAAACTTCAACTCCCAGAAGACACATCCCTGCTCATCTGGACCACGACACCTTGGACTTTGCCAGCCAACCTCGCCGTAGCCGTAGCTCCACACCTTGCTTACCAAGCGTTTTCAACTGGCCAAGGGGCTATCATTGCCCTCGCGACTCTTGCTCCTCGAATCCCCCACCTCAGCACGGCTCGACCAATCAGTGCCCCAATCTTAGGTCAAGATCTCGAAGGCCTCACTTATCATCACCCCCTCCTTCCTCGCGCAGGTAAAATTTATACCGCCGCATTTGTTACCGACGACACGGGCACAGGTCTTGTTCATATTGCACCGGGACATGGCATGGACGACTATCACCTTGGCCAACAACACGGCCTGCCTCTCCTTTCCCCTGTGGATGAAAACGGCCGCCTCACCGCAGAAGCACAGATTCCAGAAGTTATCGGCCGATACGTTTTCGATGCCAACCCCACCATCCGTGATCTCCTCAGCCAGCGCGGTTTACTCTGGGCTGAGGAAACTTATCTCCACGATTATCCACACTGTTGGCGATCGAAGACACCTGTGATCTTCCGCGCTGTCAAGCAGTGGTTTATCCGCGTTGAGGCAATCAAACCTAAAGCTTTAGATTCCATTGAGCGCGTCCAATGGATTCCGAGTTGGGGACGCAATCGCATCCGTGCCGCTGTAGAATCTCGAGCTGATTGGTGTATCTCGCGTCAACGCACGTGGGGTGTTCCGCTCCCTGTTTTTTATGATGCTCAAGACCAGCCCGTGTGGTCTCCCGAAAGCGTTAGAAGGCTGGCTGATCTCGTGGAAAAACATGGGACAAATATTTGGTTTGAATGGTCTTCCGACCAGCTATCTGACGCTCTAGGCCTTCCTCAAGGTCTGAAAAAATCCCTCGATACCATCGACGTCTGGATCGACTCTGGCTGCAGTTGGCGCGCCGTTCTTCACCCGCAGCTTTTTCCTGCTGATCTTTACCTTGAAGGCAGCGATCAACATCGCGGTTGGTTTCAATCCTCTCTACTGCTTTCCGTGGCGATAACAGGTCAAGCGCCGTTTCGCAAGGTGCTCACCAGTGGATTCGTCGTAGACCTCGACGGAAAGAAACTTTCAAAATCCTCGACCTATCAGAAACCCGTTGACCTCCTAAGTCTCGTCAACCAATACGGCGCGGACATCCTCCGCCTGTGGGTCGCCAGTGAGGAATACCGCGAGAACGTTCCTTATTCAGAGGAAATTTTCAAACACGTCTCGGATACCTACCGCACCTTTCGCAACACAATACGGATTCTTCTGGCCAACTTAAACGGCTTCAATCCAGAGGCGCACAGCGTGCCCTACAACGAATGGCCTGAGCTCGAGCGTTATCTTTTCATGGAGCTGCAGACCGTCATCCAGACTTGTCGCGAGGCTTATGAGACGTTCGCTTTTCATCGCGTCTATCACACGCTGAATCAATTTTGCGTCACGCGTCTCTCCAGTCTCTACATCGACGTCCGAAAGGACCGCATGTATTGCGACGGTGAAACCAATCGCGCTCGTCGTGCTGCACAGACATTGATGTATCGTTGTCTAGACGCTTTATTGAAGCTTTTGGCTCCGATTATTCCTTTTACCACGGAAGAGGCTTGGTCGCACCTAGGGCACCCTGATTCAATCCACATTTCACTTTTCCCCGCAGTGGAGCAGATCCCAGAGTCAACGACTATCAGGCGACGATGGGAGAAACTTCTCGCGTTGAGAGACCGCGCTCTTGTCGCGCTCGAAGCGGCCCGACAGGCTAAACAAATTGGTAAAAGTTTAGAAACGCGTCTAGAAATCGTGACGAATGATTTTTCAGATGCGGATGCGGAATTGTTAGCCGAAATTTGTATCGTATCGCAAGTGGATTTGCACTCGGGCTCGGAGGAAACCATCTCCGTCCACCCTGCTCGAGGCACTAAATGTGAGCGTTGCTGGAAGTATGATGAAAGTGTCGGCACACACACAGATTATCCGACACTGTGCACCCGATGTGCGACAGTCGTCCGCGCCCTCCGAAGTGCCTAGGTCCGAATTTGGCCTTTACCGCGGATGAGGTATTTATAAGAGGTGAGCTCGGGGAGCGCCATAGGCCCGCGCGCGTGGATTTTATCGGTGCTGATACCGATCTCAGCGCCGAAGCCGAATTGGCCGCCATCAGTGAAACGCGTCGAGGCATTCCAATAGACAGTGGCGGAGTCTACTTCGTTTAAGAATTGCTCAGCTACCTGAGTATCCTCTGTGATAATCCCGTCGGAGTGATGCGAGCCGTAGGTTTCAATGTGCTCAATAGCCGCTTGCAAGCCGGAAACTACTCGCACCGCAAGGGTGAGGGAGAGAAATTCCGTTCGCCAAGTCTCTTCCATCGCAGATTCAAACTGTATCGAGCACGATTTTGCATGAGGCGATTCGTGCCACATTTTTTCGACTTCTGGCGTTGTCACGATTTTAACGTTGCGCTCAGCTAATGCTTGAAAAAGCAGGGGAATGGCTTGCCCTGCGATGGCTTCATCTATCAAGACTGTCTCGACAGCATTACAGACAGCAGGTTTTTGCGTCTTGGCGTTCAAAATAATTTGCTTAGCCATTTCGAGATCAGCAGCAGCATGCACGTATAGGATGCAAATCCCCTCGTAGTGCTTAATTACAGGCACGCGGGCGTTCTCCATGACTGTGCGGATTAGGCCTTTTCCTCCTCGTGGAATCAGAAGATCGAGTGAACCTTCAGCCTGCGCCATGGCTATGATTGCCGCGCGGTCAGTTGTGGGGATAAATTGCACAATCTCCGCTGCCGTAGATGAATGTGCTCGTGCTAGGCCGTCGCGCATAGCTTCGACCAGAGCCTGATTAGAATGAAATGCCTCTGATCCGCCTCGGAGTATGACGGCGTTGCCCGTCTTGAGACAAAGGATCGAAGCATCTACGGTGACATTCGGGCGCGACTCATAAATGATGCCGATATTACCGATTGGGACACGTTTCTTCTGGATGTGGAGGCCGTTGGGAAGGGTCCATTCACTTAAAATTTCCCCCAGCGGATTAGGAAGCTGTGCGACTTGTCGAACGCCTTGAACCATCTCTTGAAAAATGTTTTCCTTCAACCGTAGGCGATCCAGCATGGCTGGCGCTAATCCTGCTGCTTCTGCATGGGCAAGGTCTTTTTGATTGGCCTGGTGAATCTGCTCTCGACGTTCTTCAATTGCTTGAGCGATGGCATGTAGAAGGCGGTTGTAAAGGTCGGGATCGGCTGCGTATTGAGCAGCTAGGGTGCGCGCTGCGTGACGGGCGTTATGGGCTTTTTCAGCGATGAGGTTTGCTAGGGATTTCATGGGGATGATTTGTTGCTGGAGGTTTTAGTGGTGGATTGGATCAATGTGCCGATGGATCGGCCTCGAGCAAGCTGGATCAAGACGTCTGGCGTGCGACCGTTGGCGATCCGTGTAGGGATGCCGGCTTCCTGCGCAATCCGAGCGGCGAGGAGCTTGGTTGTCATTCCTCCGACAGAGCGAGTGTGAGGGGTGTTGCCAGCCATCGCTTCTACTTTGGGCGTGATCTGAGTTAGCCGACGGATGAGTTGCCCAGTTCCATTAGGTTTAGAATAAAGACCGTCTACCGTGGTAAGCAGAACTAGTAAGTCTGCCGGAATCATGGCGGCGACATGGGCAGAGAGGCGGTCGTTATCGCCGAATTTGATTTCTTCGTAGGAGACAACATCGTTTTCGTTGATGATGGGGATGATGTTAGGCAGCGAGAGAAGGTAAAGGAGCGTCTTGCGAGTATTGGTATAAAGCTGTCGGCTATCGAGATCGAGATAGGTGAGGAGAATTTGTGCAATGTGGAGGTTGTGGGTTCGGAAAGCTGTCTCGTAGTGATGCATGAGGAGGGGTTGACCGATAGCCGCGCAAGATTGGAGTTGCTCAATGATTGTGGGGCGTTTTTTGAGATTGAGCGTCGTCATTCCTGCACCGATGGCTCCTGATGTAACCAAGATTGGATGGATGCGCATGGAGCGTTTAAGAATGGCGATTTGACGGCTCAGGGTGTGGATCTGATCGAGGTCGAGCTGGCCGTTTGGAAGGGAAAGTATGCCGGTGCCGAGCTTGATAACCCAAGTCTTGGGGAGACGTGTTGTGCGTGACATCCGTGAAAAGTTGCCTAATTTGCCCTGCGGATACAATACCGTTATGATGCGTCGATCTCTGCTGTGGGGACTGATGGCGCTTTTTTTGTGGAGCGGGGTGATGACTTCTCCCGCTACCATGGAAGGTCAACCTCAAGCCAAGCTTCAAACGATTAAATTAAGGGTAGGGCAAGCACCTCTCATTACAGCGGAAGTGGCGCGAAGGCCGGGTGAAATGGCGATGGGGTTGATGTTTCGAAAAAGTCTCGGGGATAATGAGGGGATGCTTTTTGTCTTCGGACAAGAGCGCCGAGCGTCATTCTGGATGGCAAACACTTACATTCCACTGACGGTAGCTTACTTAGATCGTGAAGGAGTAATACTAGAGCTGCACGATTTGAAACCCTTGGACATGACGCCTGTCGTGAGTAAAAGCGATCGAGTCGCTTTCGCATTGGAAATGAATAGGGGGTGGTTTGCCTTGAACGGCGTGAAAGTCGGTGATCGGATTGTGCCGGAGGGCACCACGTGGGCACGCTTAAAGGCACCTCTGCCGAGGCAACGGCAGTTTGACCGTTAATCCTATCTGCAAATAAAAATGATTGCTGATTACCACACTCATCCACAAGGGCATCGCTTACAGCGGTATGATATGGAACTGCTGAAGCCATGGGCGGAGCGAGCGCTGGCTCAAGGGATTCGTGAAATTGCGTTCACAGACCATGATCGTTATTGCGACGGAGTAGCTTTAGAGGCCGTAGATCAGCTGGCCGAAGCCTATCCTCAAGTGCGATTTTTGAAGGGGATCGAGCTGGATAATGATCCTGTTACGGGTGAACGAGGTCGACGCTGGGTTGAAGAGCATTGGGAGGAACTAGATTATGTCTTGGGTTCTATCCATTATTTGCCGGGGGAAGCGGTAATGTTTGATTCACTGGAAGGCGCGTCGCAATTCGATCGACACGGTGTGGAGCGGGCGTATGAGTTGTATGTTGCGGAGCTGGAGAAAATGATGGCTTACGGGGCGGTGGATTGTTTTTCGCATCTCGATTTGGTGAAAATTCATGGACATCGGGTGAGTGAAGAGGTTAACCAAAAGCTGTTTGTTCCATTGCTGGAGCGGATCGCAAAGGCAGGTAAGTCTATTGAGATCAATACGGCAGGCTGGCGTAAACCTGTGGGAGAATGTTATCCAAGCCTTGAATTGATACGCGAGGCTGTAAAGCTCGGCGTGACGATCACGATTTCATCCGATGCGCATTCTTACGCGCAGCTCGGAGAGGGATATGAGCGGCTAAGGGAAGTGCTGCAGGCTGCAGGTGTGAAGGAGATTGCTCTGTATCAGCGGCATCAGCGGCGATTGACAGCCTGGGATAGAGAAACGTAGAATTCTGCTGTGATCGGTCACCGTAGATCATGGGGGTGGAGTAAGATATCGTGCGTAGTGGCAGGAACTGTGCTACTCGCTACGACAGGATATCCTTCTGGGGGCTTTAGTCCTGCGCTAATTCCGCTTCGTGACGACTTGTGGCCAGAAGAGGTCGAGTTAGTCGAAGAGGTAAAGGTTGATTTGATTTTGAATGGTAGGTCAATCGGACAAGCGACTTTAGCCAAGGGGAAAACGTTAAAGTTGCTCAAGGTGGAAAAGGATAAAGTGGTGCTTGAATTCAACCCTGCCGAGGTGCATGTGCCGCATGAAAAGACAGATATCGTTGCACGGGCAAAGTCGCGATATGACGGAGTTGGGGATAAAAAGATCGGGCAAGAAAACAAAGTAGACGAAGTAGCAAAACAAGGGATGCAACCTAAAAAGATCGATCATCACCCATCGATCTCCAACACAGAGGCAGCCCTTTCATCAAAAGAAAAAAAACTGCCAGAGGAAAATACGAAGACGGATGCCGAGAGCGAAAGCATTGATGGGGGAGAACCAGATACCGCAAAGGACCTGAATTTTAAGAATAAGCTTTTGGCCAAGTGCCGAGCGCGATTTGTCAAACTTGAAGGTAACCGAGTGAAGTCCTTTGATAAAGATCTGTTAGTCGATAAAGAATATATAGCAGTTTATTTTTCCGCGAGTTGGTGCGGGCCTTGCGTCAGATTCACCCCAAAGCTCGTGGCCATGTATAACAGTTTGACCGAGACGCAACGCAAGAAGTTTGAGCTAATTTTCATATCGCGCGACTACGGAGAAGAAGCGACGGAAAATTACATGATGAAATATAAAATGCCATGGCCGGCGATTCGTTGGGACGATGTCGATGATCGAAAAAAGAACCCATTTTTGGCCTTTGCCTCATCAGGAATTCCCCATCTGGTGTTGATCAACGCAGAAGGAGAGATTGTTGAAGACGCTGACGGGAATTACACGGTAGTCATGCAAAAAATCCCATCTCTTTTGAATTAAACGGGTTTGAGGAGGAACACTTGCGATTTGAAGGGCGAGATATAAGATTGGCTAATGGCTTGCTGTTGCCCGACAACTGTTACTAATGGACAGCCCAAAGCACAATCTCAACAGGAAGTAGAGAATTCTAAAGTCGAGGGCATCTCACTGCTAGAATGGTTGCGCTTGGGGTTGGCTTTTCTAGGAACGGCTCAGGTGATGATGTTCAGCTTGGCCGTGAATATCTCCGATCTAAATCAAGGAGAAGCCGACTGGCTTCATCACATCTTGGCTTGGGGAAGTCTTGCCATGATCCTCTTTTTGTGGCCTCCGCTTGGTCACAGAGTTTTTCAAGATTTCAAAAGTAAACGGATAACGATAGAGCTTTTTTTTGGCGTCGGAATATGGGGCTCATACGCTGCCTCTTTGATGGGATCATTCCACTCTGGAGCTGGAATTTATTATGAAGTGCCGTTCGTTTTATTTTTTATTTACTACCTGGGCAAAATTCTAGGTCGCCGCCGTGCCTCACAGGCCAAAGAATTAATATCAGGATGGATAGATTCATTCAATCGCGCCCAAAAGATCTGCGAAAACGGCAGGTTCGAGATCACACCGATCCGCAACTTGCGTCGAGGTGACATAATTTACGTCGCCATAAACGGGATCGTTCCCATAGATGGAAAACTCCTCAAAGGAGAAGCCTTAATAGATGAAAGCTCAATAAGCGGAGAACCCTATCCCGTCTCCAAAAAAGCAGGCGACCGCATCCTAGCTGGCAGTCAACCTCTTGATACAGGCATCGAGATGGAAGTGCTCACTTCACTGGATGAAAAACCTCGACAAATTGACCATCTGCTGGAACGCCTCCGGGCAATAGATATGAATGAAGCCAACTACCAAAAACGCGCAGACCGTTTTCTGAAATACTTCTTTCCTATTGTGATGACCCTTGCGTGCCTTGCTTTCGGTATTTGGACTTTAGTTGCATCATGGGAAGTAGGACTGTATCGGGCATTGACGGTTATTGTTGTCGCCTGCCCATGCGCCTTAGGCCTCGCTACGCCTATAGGCTTGTGGAGCGGTCTTCGTGCGTTAATGCGACGTGGTATCATCGTCCGCTCGCCTGATTTTATCGAACGTCTAAGCGAGGTAGACACTGTCGTCTTCGACAAAACAGGCACTCTTAGCGAGGACAGAATGCAGCGTATCGATTTCCGAAAAATAAGCGATTTCGAAGAAGAAAAACTAAAGCTCATGATCAGTGCCATTCAGCGTAAGACGCGACACCCCATTGCTAGGGCATTCGATGATTGGAGCACAAACGTGGATTCTAATCCCTACATCTGTCAAGAGATACGCATCCTTCCAGGCAAAGGTCTTGAAGGAGTAATTCATGATTCACACACAGGGACGTCTTACCGCTTGATTTTTGGAAATGAAGGCCTTTTACAACTCGAAGATAGAGAAAATATCAAAGCACTGACTGATTCAATCGGATCTTCTTCAAAAGAACTTGTCCAGATTTTTGTCAAACTAGACAACAGGCTAATTGCAATCATTACTCTTAAGGAAGTTCTTCGGCAAACAGCACAAAGAGCTTGGGATCTATTAAAACAGATAGGTTTAGATTGCCGCATCATGAGTGGTGATTCCGAGCAGCGCGTCCATGCCCTCCAGCTAGATTCATCTCCCCTTTGTGGCCTTTCCCTCGAAGATAAAATTGATGAAGTAAAGAAACTTCAACAACAAAATCACCGAGTGCTCTTTATCGGTGATGGCATGAATGATGCTGGAGCTATGCGCTACGCTCATGCGAGCATCGCCGTAAATTCTGCCCTTCCAGTCACCAAAGAAATTGCCGGAGCTGAGCTCAGCGAATCACGTTTGGATCGCATTCCAGAAGCCATTCGTATAAGCCGATTGATTTGTGAAGGATTAAACCGAAATTTTATTTTTGCTGCTGCCTATAATCTAGTCGGAGCATCTCTTGCAATTGCAGGATGGATAAATCCTGTGATTGCAGCTTTTTTGATGCTCGCAGCCAGCGTCACTGTCACTTCCAGAGCTTTGGCTTGGGGAGAAAAATTACAAAACTAAATTCATGCCCGAAGTCTCCAAACCTTCACACAATCAAGTCTGGCGCACCACCATCGAAATTTTAGGTTCACTGAAACTCGCTGTATTTCTTCTCATCTCGATTGCTATAGCTTGCGCAGCCGCTACGATTGCTGAATCTCGTTTTAACACAGCAGTCGCGCGACATTACATCTATCAAGCCCCGTGGTTTATCGTATGGCTGCTCCTACTGTGCGTAAACCTAGCCGCAGCCACTTTGACCAGATGGCCATGGCAAAAAAAACACACTGGTTTTTTGATTACCCATCTCGGCATCATCGTCCTTCTCATCGGTGCCTTGATAGGCCGATTGACTGGCTTCGAAGGGTTTGTCCATTTGCGAATCGGAGAACCACCCACAGGACGCGTGACGCTAAACCAAACCATGTTCCAAGTAGAAAGCCCTGCAGATGGATTGCTCTACGCCATAGACTTTCCTGTTGAGGTTCAACGTCCAACGCCTAAGAAGCCCCGCCGACTGGCCGTTCCGCATACCAACCTAAAACTTGTTATCAAGGATTACGCCGAACACATAGAGTCCCGTGAAGTTCTTGAAGCAGTCTCAAGCAGCTCCCCAGTAAGTGCCCCTGGCCTTGCTCTTGAGTTCACAAGCTCCATGATGCGGCAGTCCATTCCGATCACGTTGCTACAGCTTGAGGGCAAAAACGAAGACTCCTTTTTCGGACACGCACGCATCCGTTGGCTGCTTGATGATCCTCTCAAAAATTCGCCCTCTGACTCTGAGCCTTCTTTATCTCCCAGCCGCGAAACTCACGTCCTATTCGCACGTCGCACCCAGCACCCAATTATTCATTCTGAAAATAACCAACCATCAGGAATACAAGCCTACCTATTGCCTGTTAAATCAAGCCTCGTGAGCAGCACGCAGCCTAGCGACTGGAAAGTAATTCTAGAACTTTCATCCGAAGAAAGCTACGAATACCCGCTAAACGACATTATCAAAAAAACGCTCGAGGTCATTCCTGATGTTCTCCAAATCAAAGCCCATGGCTTTTGGCACGATTTCACGATGCACCAAGGTAGCCCCACCAATCGAAGTGATCGCCCAGAAAATCCTGCGGTTATCATTCAGCTGCAGATCAATGACGTCTCTGCGCTAAAAACTCGAATTCTAGGCCTACGCGAACTCCAATTCTGGCCTAGTTCCAGTCCGGAAGCCGTATCTTACCGCGTTCTGCGCAGCGGAAAAGAAACCTTATCGGGCGTTCTACGGAAAGGAGAATCTTTCGCACCTGGCTGGGCTGATTGGCAAGTCAAGCTAAATGAATATCTCCCGCATGCCGTCATTCGAAAAAAAAACCTCCCTGCATCGATCCCCTTGCAATCTTCTGGCATTGAGTCAAGCGCAGTTCCCGGTCTACTCGTAGCACTCACCGACTCACAAGGACAACGCCTCGATGAGCGCTGGATTGCCTCGGGCGAAATCGCTTCATTCTTTTCTGCAAATCAAGTTGTGCGGGTCGGTTTTGGATTAAAAACACGGCCACTCCCCTTCACAGTTAGGCTGGATCGCTTTGAAGTCCCCCGGGATGAAGGCACAGACACGCCTGCCAACTTTATTAGCCATCTAACCTTTCGCGATACACAAACGGGCTTGGAAACTTCTGCTAAAGCTCAAATGAATTATCCTGCAAGCTTCCCCGGCGGCCTTTGGAGATCCGCGCTAGGCTTAAATTACAAATTTTCGCAAGCCTCATGGAATCCTAATGACCTCGACGTCACCACATTGCAAGTCCTTTACGATCCCGGTTGGCCATTCAAATGGATCGGCTCATTAATCCTTTGCGTAGGCATCGGCATCCTCTTTATAGGACGTAAAGTAAACTTTAATCCCTCTACTCAATGAAATCTTATATTTTCCTGATCACTCTGCTCACCCTTACGATAGAAATACACGCAAGCTCACACTCTGTCCGCCCAACATCTAATTTATGGTCTGAATTAGCCGTCCAACACAATGGCCGCAAAAAACCATTCACCTCTTTTGCCCATGAAATCACTATCACCATAACCGGCAAAACCTACTGGCCTCCGATTCAAAAAAATGCCCAGCGTTTATCAGCATTGCAGGGAACAATCTCTCTCTTTCTGGAGCCGGCTCAGTTCCACAGCGCTACAGTGATATACATCGGATATTCGAAATTAAAAAACGAACTTGGACTCGATCCACAGACAATTCACTTCTCAATCTCTGATATCATCCCCAACGCACGTCTGGCTACTCTACTTCGCGAGGCAGAGTTGATGCGGTTTCGCAACCCTCGCGAACCTCTCCCAAGACTTCATAAAGAGGCCGAGGAGCTCGCCCAACGTCTTTCTACATTCGAAGCCCTTCTAAACGGTTCTTTGTTCAAAATCATACCGCACCCGACTTTGCGCAACGATGGAAGCTGGCTTTCGATTAACGAGATTTCCAACCACTACCCTAGCGATGAAGCAGATGCCCTGCGCCATCTATTTGAAAAGCTTCGGGAAGCCTACCTAAATTCCAAACCCGAATTCGGCACTCATCTCAAAACTTTCATCACAACTATACACCAACTCCGCCCCTCACACTACGCAGACCAAACCAAACTCAAAGCAGAGTATCTCTATAAAGAGTGGCACCCCTCTGGATGGGCTTGGAAACTCTATCTTGCTGCCGCCGCAGTTTTATTCTTCATTCGCAATGAAAGAAATAGAGGCCTTCTTTATCGTGCATCGTGGCTTTTGCTTATCATCGGTTTTCTTCTTCAGATC
Encoded here:
- the ileS gene encoding isoleucine--tRNA ligase, which produces MAIKDTLLLPTTAFPMKADLPKREPQILARWQKENIYSRIQEARRGAPLFILHDGPPFANGDAHLGHALNRTLKDIVLKSKTMAGFSTPFIPGWDCHGLPIEHKMIKEAGEQSSDPLIIRQKSEAYARRYISIQRSQFERLGAFADWQNPYLTIDPRYEAQILRTLADLLEKNLIYQGYRPVHWSTGCQTALAEAEIEYTPKEDLSIYVRFPLTSDSAKKLQLPEDTSLLIWTTTPWTLPANLAVAVAPHLAYQAFSTGQGAIIALATLAPRIPHLSTARPISAPILGQDLEGLTYHHPLLPRAGKIYTAAFVTDDTGTGLVHIAPGHGMDDYHLGQQHGLPLLSPVDENGRLTAEAQIPEVIGRYVFDANPTIRDLLSQRGLLWAEETYLHDYPHCWRSKTPVIFRAVKQWFIRVEAIKPKALDSIERVQWIPSWGRNRIRAAVESRADWCISRQRTWGVPLPVFYDAQDQPVWSPESVRRLADLVEKHGTNIWFEWSSDQLSDALGLPQGLKKSLDTIDVWIDSGCSWRAVLHPQLFPADLYLEGSDQHRGWFQSSLLLSVAITGQAPFRKVLTSGFVVDLDGKKLSKSSTYQKPVDLLSLVNQYGADILRLWVASEEYRENVPYSEEIFKHVSDTYRTFRNTIRILLANLNGFNPEAHSVPYNEWPELERYLFMELQTVIQTCREAYETFAFHRVYHTLNQFCVTRLSSLYIDVRKDRMYCDGETNRARRAAQTLMYRCLDALLKLLAPIIPFTTEEAWSHLGHPDSIHISLFPAVEQIPESTTIRRRWEKLLALRDRALVALEAARQAKQIGKSLETRLEIVTNDFSDADAELLAEICIVSQVDLHSGSEETISVHPARGTKCERCWKYDESVGTHTDYPTLCTRCATVVRALRSA
- a CDS encoding glutamate-5-semialdehyde dehydrogenase, producing MKSLANLIAEKAHNARHAARTLAAQYAADPDLYNRLLHAIAQAIEERREQIHQANQKDLAHAEAAGLAPAMLDRLRLKENIFQEMVQGVRQVAQLPNPLGEILSEWTLPNGLHIQKKRVPIGNIGIIYESRPNVTVDASILCLKTGNAVILRGGSEAFHSNQALVEAMRDGLARAHSSTAAEIVQFIPTTDRAAIIAMAQAEGSLDLLIPRGGKGLIRTVMENARVPVIKHYEGICILYVHAAADLEMAKQIILNAKTQKPAVCNAVETVLIDEAIAGQAIPLLFQALAERNVKIVTTPEVEKMWHESPHAKSCSIQFESAMEETWRTEFLSLTLAVRVVSGLQAAIEHIETYGSHHSDGIITEDTQVAEQFLNEVDSATVYWNASTRFTDGGQFGFGAEIGISTDKIHARGPMALPELTSYKYLIRGKGQIRT
- the proB gene encoding glutamate 5-kinase encodes the protein MSRTTRLPKTWVIKLGTGILSLPNGQLDLDQIHTLSRQIAILKRSMRIHPILVTSGAIGAGMTTLNLKKRPTIIEQLQSCAAIGQPLLMHHYETAFRTHNLHIAQILLTYLDLDSRQLYTNTRKTLLYLLSLPNIIPIINENDVVSYEEIKFGDNDRLSAHVAAMIPADLLVLLTTVDGLYSKPNGTGQLIRRLTQITPKVEAMAGNTPHTRSVGGMTTKLLAARIAQEAGIPTRIANGRTPDVLIQLARGRSIGTLIQSTTKTSSNKSSP
- a CDS encoding DUF192 domain-containing protein, with amino-acid sequence MMRRSLLWGLMALFLWSGVMTSPATMEGQPQAKLQTIKLRVGQAPLITAEVARRPGEMAMGLMFRKSLGDNEGMLFVFGQERRASFWMANTYIPLTVAYLDREGVILELHDLKPLDMTPVVSKSDRVAFALEMNRGWFALNGVKVGDRIVPEGTTWARLKAPLPRQRQFDR
- a CDS encoding histidinol-phosphatase HisJ family protein, translated to MIADYHTHPQGHRLQRYDMELLKPWAERALAQGIREIAFTDHDRYCDGVALEAVDQLAEAYPQVRFLKGIELDNDPVTGERGRRWVEEHWEELDYVLGSIHYLPGEAVMFDSLEGASQFDRHGVERAYELYVAELEKMMAYGAVDCFSHLDLVKIHGHRVSEEVNQKLFVPLLERIAKAGKSIEINTAGWRKPVGECYPSLELIREAVKLGVTITISSDAHSYAQLGEGYERLREVLQAAGVKEIALYQRHQRRLTAWDRET
- a CDS encoding thioredoxin-like domain-containing protein, which translates into the protein MLLATTGYPSGGFSPALIPLRDDLWPEEVELVEEVKVDLILNGRSIGQATLAKGKTLKLLKVEKDKVVLEFNPAEVHVPHEKTDIVARAKSRYDGVGDKKIGQENKVDEVAKQGMQPKKIDHHPSISNTEAALSSKEKKLPEENTKTDAESESIDGGEPDTAKDLNFKNKLLAKCRARFVKLEGNRVKSFDKDLLVDKEYIAVYFSASWCGPCVRFTPKLVAMYNSLTETQRKKFELIFISRDYGEEATENYMMKYKMPWPAIRWDDVDDRKKNPFLAFASSGIPHLVLINAEGEIVEDADGNYTVVMQKIPSLLN
- a CDS encoding heavy metal translocating P-type ATPase codes for the protein MACCCPTTVTNGQPKAQSQQEVENSKVEGISLLEWLRLGLAFLGTAQVMMFSLAVNISDLNQGEADWLHHILAWGSLAMILFLWPPLGHRVFQDFKSKRITIELFFGVGIWGSYAASLMGSFHSGAGIYYEVPFVLFFIYYLGKILGRRRASQAKELISGWIDSFNRAQKICENGRFEITPIRNLRRGDIIYVAINGIVPIDGKLLKGEALIDESSISGEPYPVSKKAGDRILAGSQPLDTGIEMEVLTSLDEKPRQIDHLLERLRAIDMNEANYQKRADRFLKYFFPIVMTLACLAFGIWTLVASWEVGLYRALTVIVVACPCALGLATPIGLWSGLRALMRRGIIVRSPDFIERLSEVDTVVFDKTGTLSEDRMQRIDFRKISDFEEEKLKLMISAIQRKTRHPIARAFDDWSTNVDSNPYICQEIRILPGKGLEGVIHDSHTGTSYRLIFGNEGLLQLEDRENIKALTDSIGSSSKELVQIFVKLDNRLIAIITLKEVLRQTAQRAWDLLKQIGLDCRIMSGDSEQRVHALQLDSSPLCGLSLEDKIDEVKKLQQQNHRVLFIGDGMNDAGAMRYAHASIAVNSALPVTKEIAGAELSESRLDRIPEAIRISRLICEGLNRNFIFAAAYNLVGASLAIAGWINPVIAAFLMLAASVTVTSRALAWGEKLQN
- a CDS encoding cytochrome c biogenesis protein ResB translates to MPEVSKPSHNQVWRTTIEILGSLKLAVFLLISIAIACAAATIAESRFNTAVARHYIYQAPWFIVWLLLLCVNLAAATLTRWPWQKKHTGFLITHLGIIVLLIGALIGRLTGFEGFVHLRIGEPPTGRVTLNQTMFQVESPADGLLYAIDFPVEVQRPTPKKPRRLAVPHTNLKLVIKDYAEHIESREVLEAVSSSSPVSAPGLALEFTSSMMRQSIPITLLQLEGKNEDSFFGHARIRWLLDDPLKNSPSDSEPSLSPSRETHVLFARRTQHPIIHSENNQPSGIQAYLLPVKSSLVSSTQPSDWKVILELSSEESYEYPLNDIIKKTLEVIPDVLQIKAHGFWHDFTMHQGSPTNRSDRPENPAVIIQLQINDVSALKTRILGLRELQFWPSSSPEAVSYRVLRSGKETLSGVLRKGESFAPGWADWQVKLNEYLPHAVIRKKNLPASIPLQSSGIESSAVPGLLVALTDSQGQRLDERWIASGEIASFFSANQVVRVGFGLKTRPLPFTVRLDRFEVPRDEGTDTPANFISHLTFRDTQTGLETSAKAQMNYPASFPGGLWRSALGLNYKFSQASWNPNDLDVTTLQVLYDPGWPFKWIGSLILCVGIGILFIGRKVNFNPSTQ